In Streptomyces alboniger, the following are encoded in one genomic region:
- a CDS encoding dodecin: MSDHTYRVTEIVGTSHEGVDQAIRNGIARASQTLRSLDWFEVTQVRGHIENGEIQHYQVGLKVGFRLEDGDQA, translated from the coding sequence ATGTCGGACCACACCTACCGCGTGACCGAGATCGTCGGCACCTCGCACGAGGGTGTCGACCAGGCGATCCGCAACGGGATCGCGCGCGCCTCGCAGACGCTTCGTTCGCTCGACTGGTTCGAGGTCACGCAGGTGCGGGGGCATATCGAGAACGGGGAGATCCAGCACTACCAGGTCGGGCTGAAGGTGGGATTCCGCCTGGAGGACGGAGACCAGGCGTAG
- the egtD gene encoding L-histidine N(alpha)-methyltransferase, translating to MSPFLLTRTLPEDATGAALRADVRHGLTSASKSLPPKWFYDARGSALFEEITTLPEYYPTRAEREILVTRAAEIAEVTGVRTLIELGSGSSEKTRHLIDAMPSLHTYVPVDVSESALTGAANTLLARRPSLDVHALIADFTRGLALPGTPGPRLVAFLGGTIGNLLPTERTAFLSSVRDLLAPGDALLLGTDLVKDESVLVSAYDDAAGVTASFNKNVLAVMNRELEADFDPDAFEHVAVWDREREWIEMRLRSTADQTVKIPALDLAVDFAAGEEMRTEISAKFRQDGVRAELAASGLDLTHWWTDERGRFALSLSAPV from the coding sequence GTGAGCCCGTTCCTGCTGACCCGCACCCTGCCCGAGGACGCCACCGGCGCCGCGCTGCGCGCCGATGTACGGCACGGCCTGACGAGCGCCTCGAAGTCCCTGCCGCCCAAGTGGTTCTACGACGCGCGCGGCAGCGCCCTCTTCGAGGAGATCACCACCCTGCCCGAGTACTACCCGACCCGCGCCGAGCGGGAGATCCTGGTCACCCGCGCCGCCGAGATCGCGGAGGTCACGGGCGTACGGACCCTGATCGAGCTGGGCTCAGGCTCCTCGGAGAAGACCCGCCACCTGATCGACGCCATGCCCTCCCTGCACACCTACGTACCCGTGGACGTGAGCGAGAGCGCGCTGACCGGCGCGGCGAACACGCTGCTCGCGCGGCGGCCCTCGCTCGACGTGCACGCCCTGATCGCCGACTTCACGCGTGGTCTCGCGCTGCCGGGCACGCCGGGCCCGCGCCTGGTCGCGTTCCTCGGCGGCACGATCGGCAACCTCCTGCCCACCGAGCGCACGGCGTTCCTCTCCTCGGTGCGCGACCTGCTCGCCCCCGGCGACGCGCTGCTCCTAGGCACCGACCTGGTGAAGGACGAGTCGGTGCTCGTCTCGGCCTACGACGACGCGGCGGGTGTGACCGCCTCGTTCAACAAGAACGTGCTTGCGGTCATGAACCGCGAGCTGGAGGCGGACTTCGACCCCGACGCCTTCGAGCACGTCGCCGTCTGGGACCGCGAGCGGGAGTGGATCGAGATGCGGCTGCGCTCGACGGCCGACCAGACGGTGAAGATCCCCGCGCTCGACCTGGCCGTCGACTTCGCCGCGGGCGAGGAGATGCGCACGGAGATCTCGGCGAAGTTCAGACAGGACGGGGTGCGGGCCGAACTGGCCGCGTCTGGGCTGGACCTGACGCACTGGTGGACGGATGAGCGGGGGCGCTTCGCGCTGTCGCTGAGTGCGCCCGTGTAG
- a CDS encoding cytochrome P450 has translation MPKPLKESDRTPLVETVVPGTSDRAWIANGYDEVRAILSDDRFSTMPPAQTPEASRRLIQPGNLLQYDPPEHTRLRRMLTGEFTLRRVRALEPLVEGVVKDRLDAVEGAGQPVDLVAHFVWPATSLIGCALLGIPRDDQAELVRHLDTNRLDNPDREQRDMAGTAYLAYLDKLMRSKRRKPGDDLLGRLIRDHGKSLTDAELTGTAATLLASFIPITGGTLGLGLVGLLENPDQLALLTERPELIDHAVEEVIRSVTIIPHASPRTATKDVTIGDHVIKAGEFVACSLLEANAARPPGDPQDSLDITRDNSHHMAFGHGLHYCMGASLARMELRIAISRLLHRFPKVRLAVPRDELRFTARSVETLPVSW, from the coding sequence ATGCCCAAGCCGTTGAAGGAATCCGATCGAACGCCGCTCGTCGAGACCGTGGTACCGGGGACCTCGGACCGTGCCTGGATCGCCAACGGCTACGACGAGGTGCGGGCGATCCTCAGTGACGACAGGTTCAGCACCATGCCGCCCGCGCAGACCCCCGAGGCCTCCCGGCGGCTGATCCAGCCCGGCAACCTCCTCCAGTACGACCCGCCCGAGCACACCCGGCTGCGCAGGATGCTGACGGGGGAGTTCACCCTCCGACGGGTCCGCGCCCTCGAACCCCTCGTCGAGGGCGTCGTGAAGGACCGCCTGGACGCCGTGGAGGGCGCCGGCCAACCGGTCGACCTCGTCGCCCACTTCGTCTGGCCGGCCACCAGTCTGATCGGCTGCGCCCTGCTCGGCATCCCGCGCGACGACCAGGCGGAGCTGGTACGCCACCTCGACACCAACCGCCTCGACAACCCCGACCGGGAACAGCGGGACATGGCGGGGACCGCGTACCTCGCCTACCTGGACAAGCTGATGCGGTCCAAGCGCCGAAAGCCCGGCGACGATCTGCTCGGCCGGCTGATCCGCGACCACGGCAAAAGCCTCACCGACGCGGAACTCACCGGCACCGCCGCGACCCTCCTGGCCTCCTTCATCCCGATCACCGGCGGCACCCTGGGCCTCGGTCTCGTCGGGCTCCTGGAGAACCCGGACCAGCTCGCCCTGCTCACCGAACGCCCGGAACTGATCGACCACGCGGTCGAGGAAGTGATCCGCAGCGTCACGATCATCCCGCACGCCTCACCGCGTACCGCCACGAAGGACGTGACCATCGGGGACCACGTGATCAAGGCCGGTGAGTTCGTGGCGTGTTCCCTGCTTGAGGCCAACGCGGCCCGGCCGCCCGGAGACCCGCAGGACTCCCTCGACATCACCCGCGACAACAGCCACCACATGGCCTTCGGACACGGCCTCCACTACTGCATGGGCGCGTCCCTGGCCCGCATGGAGCTGCGGATCGCCATCTCGCGGCTGCTGCACCGCTTCCCCAAGGTGCGGCTCGCGGTGCCGCGCGACGAACTCCGCTTCACGGCACGGTCCGTGGAGACGCTCCCGGTGTCCTGGTAG
- a CDS encoding ABC transporter permease: MSVTNTTGKLERAGSPEPPRRPKPARMNPADVLRVGGSGLRSRPMRVFLSALGIAIGIAAMVGVVGISTSSTEDLDRRLKAMGTNLLTVTPGQSFVGDAAHLPAEAVEMIGNMDDVESVSAVGKTSAKVYRNDHTPKQETGGLSVAAARTDLPKSVGAEIVDGRWLNAANSRYPAAVLGPKAAEQLGVHKAGPDVRVWLGGRWYTVVGLLAANELVPSLDSSVLVGWTIAEEELGFDGYPTAIYTRAEEAAVNDVQSVLGATANPETPSETTVSRPSDALAAKEATDDALSGLLLGLGGVALLVGGVGVANTMVISVLERRSEIGLRRSLGATRGQIRTQFLAEALLLSALGGLGGVLLGIAVTGGYASYQGWPSVVPLWAMAGGVGATLVIGGLAGFYPAVRAARLPPTEALATT, translated from the coding sequence ATGAGCGTGACGAACACGACCGGGAAGCTGGAGCGCGCCGGGAGCCCAGAGCCGCCGCGGCGGCCGAAGCCCGCCCGGATGAACCCGGCGGACGTGCTGCGCGTCGGCGGCTCCGGGCTGCGCTCACGGCCCATGCGGGTGTTCCTGTCGGCGCTCGGCATCGCCATCGGGATCGCCGCGATGGTCGGCGTGGTGGGCATCTCCACCTCGTCCACCGAGGATCTCGACCGCAGGCTCAAGGCCATGGGGACCAACCTCCTGACGGTCACGCCCGGCCAGTCCTTCGTCGGCGACGCGGCACATCTGCCCGCCGAGGCGGTCGAGATGATCGGCAACATGGACGACGTGGAGTCGGTCTCCGCCGTCGGCAAGACCAGCGCGAAGGTCTACCGCAACGACCACACCCCCAAGCAGGAGACCGGCGGCCTCAGCGTCGCCGCCGCCCGGACCGACCTGCCGAAGTCGGTCGGCGCCGAGATCGTCGACGGCCGCTGGCTCAACGCCGCCAACAGCCGCTACCCGGCCGCCGTCCTCGGCCCCAAGGCCGCCGAGCAACTCGGCGTGCACAAGGCGGGACCGGACGTGCGGGTATGGCTCGGCGGGCGCTGGTACACCGTCGTCGGTCTGCTCGCGGCCAACGAACTGGTGCCCTCGCTGGACTCCTCGGTCCTGGTCGGCTGGACGATCGCGGAGGAGGAGCTGGGCTTCGACGGCTACCCGACGGCCATCTACACCCGCGCCGAAGAGGCCGCCGTCAACGACGTCCAGAGCGTCCTCGGCGCCACCGCCAACCCGGAGACCCCCAGCGAGACCACCGTATCCCGGCCCTCCGACGCGCTGGCCGCCAAGGAAGCCACCGACGACGCCCTCAGCGGACTGCTGCTCGGCCTCGGCGGGGTCGCCCTGCTCGTGGGCGGCGTCGGCGTGGCCAACACCATGGTCATCTCCGTGCTCGAACGCCGCTCCGAGATCGGCCTGCGCCGCTCGCTGGGCGCCACCCGCGGCCAGATACGCACACAGTTCCTGGCCGAGGCGCTGCTCCTGTCCGCTCTCGGCGGCCTCGGCGGCGTCCTGCTCGGCATCGCCGTCACCGGCGGCTACGCCTCCTACCAGGGCTGGCCGTCCGTCGTCCCCCTCTGGGCGATGGCCGGCGGGGTCGGGGCCACCCTGGTCATCGGCGGCCTCGCCGGTTTCTATCCGGCCGTACGAGCCGCCCGGCTGCCCCCGACCGAGGCACTGGCCACGACATGA
- a CDS encoding cytochrome P450: MPNEPAPVPVHTRRTRFDPADELRRLSAGGPVTRVSLAPGAGDRPLWLVTGYHEVRQVLGDQVRFSTSRFGARTPGGTSKTQRPDDGIGLLMDYDPPEHTRLRKMLTPEFTVRRMRRLRPRIEAIVTECLDAVERAGQPADLVGLFAAAVPGPVLCELIGVPRDDRDDFLRRCHAHLETGKERGERAAAGTAFTRYLAALVARQRKDPDEGFLGMLVRDHGEEFTDKELRGICVLLMLAGLDNISGMLGLGTLALLENPGQLAVVRDDPAALDRGIEELLRYLSVPHAPTPRTAVEDMTLGGKRIRAGDTLVCSIPLANRDPALIDEPDRLDLTREPGPHVAFGHGIHHCLGAALARMELRIGYAELLRRFPGLRLAIPAEDVEFRVRSTAYGVERLPVTW, encoded by the coding sequence ATGCCGAACGAGCCGGCGCCCGTGCCCGTGCACACCCGCCGTACCCGCTTCGATCCGGCCGACGAACTGCGCCGGCTCTCGGCCGGTGGGCCCGTCACCAGGGTCAGCCTGGCACCCGGCGCGGGCGACCGGCCGCTGTGGCTGGTCACCGGCTACCACGAGGTGCGCCAAGTCCTCGGCGACCAGGTCCGGTTCTCCACCAGCCGCTTCGGCGCCCGGACACCGGGGGGAACCAGCAAAACCCAGCGGCCCGACGACGGCATCGGGCTGCTCATGGACTACGACCCGCCCGAGCACACCCGGCTGCGCAAGATGCTCACGCCCGAGTTCACGGTCCGGCGGATGCGCAGGCTCCGGCCCCGGATCGAGGCCATCGTCACCGAGTGCCTCGACGCCGTGGAACGCGCGGGCCAACCCGCCGACCTCGTCGGACTGTTCGCGGCCGCCGTCCCGGGCCCCGTGCTGTGCGAGCTGATCGGAGTGCCGCGCGACGACCGCGACGACTTCCTGCGCCGCTGCCACGCCCACCTGGAGACCGGCAAGGAACGAGGCGAGCGGGCGGCCGCTGGAACGGCGTTCACCCGCTACCTCGCCGCCTTGGTGGCCCGCCAGCGCAAGGACCCCGACGAGGGCTTCCTCGGCATGCTGGTACGCGATCACGGCGAGGAGTTCACCGACAAGGAACTGCGGGGCATCTGCGTCCTGTTGATGCTCGCGGGCCTCGACAACATCTCCGGGATGCTGGGCCTCGGGACGCTGGCGCTCCTGGAGAACCCAGGCCAGCTCGCGGTGGTCCGCGACGACCCCGCGGCCCTCGACCGGGGCATCGAGGAACTGCTGCGCTATCTGTCCGTGCCACACGCCCCCACGCCCCGCACCGCGGTGGAGGACATGACGCTCGGCGGCAAGCGGATCAGAGCGGGCGACACCCTCGTCTGCTCGATCCCGCTGGCCAACCGTGACCCGGCGCTCATCGACGAGCCCGACCGGCTCGACCTCACCCGCGAGCCGGGACCCCACGTCGCGTTCGGGCACGGCATCCACCACTGCCTGGGCGCCGCCCTCGCCCGGATGGAACTGCGCATCGGCTACGCGGAGCTGCTGCGCCGCTTCCCCGGTCTGCGCCTCGCGATACCCGCCGAGGACGTGGAGTTCAGGGTCAGGTCGACCGCCTACGGAGTGGAGCGGCTGCCGGTCACCTGGTGA
- a CDS encoding extracellular solute-binding protein, producing MPLALALSSTLMLAGCGLLPGEDEHRTVTVWMMQGSASPEFVERFTEDFEKEHEAIDLDIRVQEWTGIGTKVKKALKDTGGDAPDVIEVGNTQVAQYVDEGGLYNLTLESARDLGMDDWLPGLAEPGRYNGGQYGIPWYAANRVVIYNKDLFAEAGITRPPRTREEWIADTRKLNTRGNQGIYLAGQDWYTLAGFIWDEGGDLAKETKESSGDWRGTLHSAAALRGMAFYQRLQALGRGPRDADEEHPAQAGVFAGGDVAQIVAVPGAARAIEEKNPELKGKLGYFPIPGKRAGKPGAVFTGGSDLIVPERSDDHRGAVEVIEALAGKKWQTDLARTMNYVPNKAKLAPAVAGEAGVAAMAAGAANGRATPNSPRWASVEADNPIKDYMTEVLTGGDPATRAREASRKITRALDIEGL from the coding sequence ATGCCGCTGGCCCTGGCCCTCTCCTCGACCCTGATGCTCGCCGGGTGCGGGCTGCTGCCCGGCGAGGACGAGCACCGCACCGTCACCGTCTGGATGATGCAGGGCAGCGCGTCGCCGGAGTTCGTCGAACGCTTCACCGAGGACTTCGAGAAGGAGCACGAGGCCATCGACCTGGACATCCGGGTCCAGGAGTGGACGGGCATCGGCACCAAGGTGAAGAAGGCGCTCAAGGACACCGGCGGTGACGCGCCCGACGTCATCGAGGTCGGCAACACCCAGGTCGCCCAGTACGTCGACGAGGGCGGCCTGTACAACCTGACCCTGGAGTCCGCGCGCGACCTCGGCATGGACGACTGGCTGCCCGGCCTCGCCGAACCGGGCCGCTACAACGGGGGCCAGTACGGCATCCCCTGGTACGCCGCCAACCGCGTCGTCATCTACAACAAGGACCTTTTCGCCGAGGCGGGCATCACCAGACCGCCGCGCACCCGCGAGGAGTGGATCGCCGACACGCGCAAGCTCAACACCCGGGGGAACCAGGGCATCTACCTCGCGGGCCAGGACTGGTACACGCTCGCCGGGTTCATCTGGGACGAGGGCGGCGACCTCGCCAAGGAGACCAAGGAGTCGTCCGGCGACTGGCGCGGCACCCTGCACTCGGCCGCGGCGCTGCGCGGCATGGCGTTCTACCAGCGCCTCCAGGCCCTCGGCCGGGGCCCGCGCGACGCCGACGAGGAACACCCGGCGCAGGCAGGGGTGTTCGCGGGCGGCGACGTCGCCCAGATCGTCGCGGTGCCCGGAGCGGCCCGCGCCATCGAGGAGAAGAACCCCGAACTGAAGGGAAAACTCGGCTACTTCCCGATCCCCGGCAAGAGGGCCGGAAAGCCCGGCGCGGTCTTCACCGGCGGCTCCGACCTCATCGTGCCCGAGCGCAGCGACGACCACAGGGGCGCCGTCGAGGTGATCGAGGCCCTGGCCGGCAAGAAGTGGCAGACCGACCTGGCGAGGACCATGAACTACGTTCCCAACAAGGCGAAGCTGGCACCCGCCGTGGCGGGCGAGGCGGGCGTCGCGGCGATGGCCGCCGGCGCGGCGAACGGCCGGGCGACCCCCAACTCGCCGCGCTGGGCGTCCGTCGAGGCCGACAACCCCATCAAGGACTACATGACCGAGGTCCTGACGGGCGGCGACCCGGCGACGCGGGCCCGCGAGGCCTCCCGCAAGATCACCAGGGCGCTGGACATCGAGGGGCTGTGA
- a CDS encoding peptidoglycan-binding protein, with amino-acid sequence MTADGTDEMAPDRPSGALERHTSGQVSTKTSKDLDTPAGEEPAKEVDTAAREDPAKDGEQPGSARRRRPLRTALIVLAATAVAAAAGIAATGTLGGDGTDSASTAPTGPPATAEVERTTLTDSETVDGNLGYGDAQTVQAPASSAGTGTAGQGGASGGDGGGIVTWVPEEGEVVKRGDTVYRVDEQKVPLLYGSFPLYRTLEPGSEGADVEMLEKNLRALGHTGFTVDDTYDSATAEAVRDWQDGLNREETGEVRPGEALVAPEARRVANVTATPGAALSGNLLSWTGTERIVGIDLDVQFEDLVDKGTEATVRLPDDTTVTAEVTDIGTPSTSKGEDSSGSGESDSGSGGSGGDEDPTLPVELTVKDQKGLGRYQAAAVEVTLKAETRKDVLVVPVNALVARKGGGYAVEVVTADGTELRPVKPGMFADSKVQISGTGIKEGTVVGVPK; translated from the coding sequence GTGACCGCGGACGGCACGGACGAGATGGCGCCGGACAGGCCGTCCGGGGCGCTGGAGCGCCACACCTCCGGGCAGGTGTCGACCAAGACGTCGAAGGACCTCGACACCCCCGCCGGGGAAGAGCCCGCCAAAGAAGTGGACACGGCCGCCCGGGAGGACCCCGCCAAGGACGGTGAGCAACCGGGCAGCGCCCGCAGGCGGCGCCCGCTGCGCACCGCCCTGATCGTGCTCGCCGCGACGGCCGTCGCCGCGGCGGCGGGCATCGCCGCCACCGGCACCCTGGGCGGAGACGGCACGGACTCCGCGAGCACCGCACCGACCGGGCCGCCCGCGACGGCCGAGGTGGAACGGACCACCCTGACCGACTCCGAGACGGTCGACGGCAACCTCGGCTACGGCGACGCGCAGACCGTGCAGGCCCCCGCCTCGTCGGCCGGCACCGGCACCGCCGGACAGGGCGGCGCATCCGGCGGTGACGGCGGCGGCATCGTCACCTGGGTCCCCGAGGAGGGCGAGGTCGTCAAGCGCGGTGACACCGTCTACCGCGTCGACGAGCAGAAGGTCCCGCTCCTCTACGGCTCCTTCCCGCTCTACCGCACGCTGGAGCCGGGCTCCGAGGGCGCCGACGTCGAGATGCTGGAGAAGAACCTCCGCGCCCTCGGCCACACCGGCTTCACCGTCGACGACACGTACGACTCCGCCACCGCCGAGGCCGTGCGGGACTGGCAGGACGGCCTCAACCGCGAGGAGACCGGCGAGGTCAGGCCGGGGGAGGCCCTGGTCGCCCCGGAGGCCAGGCGCGTCGCGAACGTGACCGCCACCCCCGGCGCTGCCCTGAGCGGGAACCTGCTGTCCTGGACCGGCACCGAGCGCATCGTCGGCATCGACCTCGACGTGCAGTTCGAGGACCTGGTCGACAAGGGCACCGAGGCCACGGTCAGGCTCCCGGACGACACCACCGTCACCGCCGAGGTGACCGACATCGGCACGCCGTCGACCTCCAAAGGCGAGGACTCCTCCGGTTCCGGCGAGTCCGACTCCGGGTCCGGCGGCTCGGGCGGCGACGAAGACCCCACTCTGCCCGTCGAGCTGACCGTGAAGGACCAGAAGGGGCTCGGCCGCTACCAGGCCGCGGCCGTCGAGGTCACGCTGAAGGCCGAGACCCGCAAGGACGTCCTCGTGGTGCCCGTCAACGCCCTGGTGGCGCGGAAGGGCGGCGGCTACGCCGTGGAGGTCGTCACGGCGGACGGCACCGAGCTGCGCCCGGTCAAGCCCGGCATGTTCGCGGACAGCAAGGTCCAGATCTCCGGGACCGGCATCAAGGAAGGCACCGTCGTGGGGGTCCCCAAGTGA
- a CDS encoding cytochrome P450, producing the protein MSKRLKTAAHTRRNGIEPMPELASISARTPLVRVDAEGSFSGWHWLATGFDEVRAILSDDHRFSMIPPPTQMHGAAGRVEIGNLLRYDPPEHTRLRKMLVPEFTVRRIRRLEPFVTEIVADCLDALELAGPPADLMPTFALPIPGLVGCALLGVPRDDAADLARHFVSTSSAATDHRTDPRERERMRAAGNAFVTYIRRLVRQKRRDPGDDLLGMLIREHGTDVTDEELTGIAATLLGSSIENVGGMLALAPLALLQYPDQLALFLDRPELTDQAVEELLRYVSSVPNSIPRYALKDVRVGEHVIRTGEVVMCSLLAVNRAQLPGVPQDTLDITRDSSGHMAFGHGIHHCLGASLSRLELRIALPALLRRFPGLRLTVPAEQLRYRTWTPNYGVDVLPVVW; encoded by the coding sequence ATGTCGAAGCGACTGAAAACCGCAGCGCACACGCGCCGCAACGGCATAGAACCCATGCCCGAACTGGCGAGCATCAGCGCGCGGACACCGCTCGTCCGGGTCGACGCCGAGGGGTCGTTCTCGGGCTGGCACTGGCTCGCCACCGGCTTCGACGAGGTACGGGCGATCCTCAGCGACGACCACAGGTTCAGCATGATTCCACCGCCCACGCAGATGCACGGGGCCGCGGGGCGCGTCGAGATCGGCAACCTCCTCCGGTACGACCCGCCCGAGCACACCCGGCTGCGGAAGATGCTGGTGCCCGAGTTCACCGTCCGGCGCATTCGCCGCCTGGAACCCTTCGTGACGGAGATCGTGGCGGACTGCCTGGACGCGCTGGAGCTCGCCGGTCCGCCCGCCGACCTCATGCCCACCTTCGCCCTGCCCATCCCCGGCCTGGTCGGCTGCGCCCTGCTCGGCGTGCCCCGCGACGACGCGGCCGATCTGGCACGCCACTTCGTCTCCACCTCCTCCGCCGCAACGGACCATCGCACCGATCCCCGCGAGCGGGAGCGCATGCGGGCGGCGGGGAACGCGTTCGTGACGTACATCAGGAGGCTCGTCCGGCAAAAGCGCCGCGACCCCGGCGACGACCTGCTGGGCATGCTGATCCGCGAGCACGGCACGGACGTCACCGACGAGGAACTGACGGGCATCGCCGCGACACTCCTGGGCTCCAGCATCGAGAACGTCGGCGGAATGCTGGCACTGGCCCCTCTCGCCCTCCTCCAGTACCCCGACCAGCTCGCGCTCTTCCTGGACCGGCCCGAGCTGACCGACCAGGCGGTGGAGGAACTGCTCCGTTACGTCTCGTCCGTGCCGAACTCCATTCCCCGCTACGCCCTCAAGGACGTACGCGTGGGCGAACACGTGATCAGGACGGGCGAGGTGGTGATGTGCTCCCTGCTCGCCGTCAACCGCGCCCAGCTGCCGGGAGTGCCGCAGGACACTCTCGACATCACCCGTGACAGCAGCGGCCACATGGCCTTCGGACACGGCATCCACCACTGCCTGGGCGCCTCGCTGTCCAGGCTGGAACTGCGGATCGCCCTCCCGGCACTGCTGCGCAGGTTCCCCGGACTGCGGCTCACCGTGCCGGCCGAGCAGCTCCGGTACCGGACCTGGACACCCAACTACGGAGTCGACGTACTGCCGGTGGTCTGGTGA
- a CDS encoding ferredoxin: MSMEIRVDRERCAGSSLCMSYLPAVFDQSDDDGKVLLRTPVPGADVAEAVKGAAARCPTGAITLHARDAQDA; encoded by the coding sequence ATGTCGATGGAGATACGGGTGGACCGGGAGCGGTGCGCCGGTTCCAGTCTGTGCATGAGTTACCTGCCCGCCGTCTTCGACCAGTCGGACGACGACGGCAAGGTGCTGCTCAGGACACCGGTGCCCGGCGCCGACGTGGCGGAGGCGGTGAAGGGCGCGGCCGCGAGGTGCCCCACCGGCGCGATCACCCTGCACGCGCGGGACGCGCAGGACGCGTAG
- a CDS encoding ABC transporter ATP-binding protein: MTWEATGAITDRPVVELAGVSKTYGDVAALRDADLVIRRGELLAIVGPSGSGKSTMLNIMGTLDRPTKGTVRIDGHDAASLTDRELSALRAGTIGFVFQQFHLASGVPALDSVADGLLYSGRPRGERRRLAEKALRRVGLGHRLYHEPHQLSGGEKQRVAIARAVLGDPPLLLADEPTGALDSRSGAVVIELLHELHEAGTTVVVITHDRDIAATLPREVRVKDGRLEHDSGGAGTSTSLVPEEAVR, encoded by the coding sequence GTGACCTGGGAGGCAACGGGGGCGATCACGGACCGTCCGGTCGTCGAACTGGCGGGTGTGTCCAAGACGTACGGGGACGTCGCCGCCCTGCGCGACGCGGACCTCGTCATCCGGCGAGGTGAACTCCTCGCCATCGTCGGCCCGTCGGGGTCGGGCAAGTCCACTATGCTCAACATCATGGGCACCCTGGACCGCCCGACGAAGGGCACGGTGCGCATCGACGGGCACGACGCGGCGAGCCTGACCGACCGCGAGCTGTCCGCGCTGCGGGCCGGCACCATCGGCTTCGTCTTCCAGCAGTTCCACCTGGCCTCCGGAGTGCCCGCACTCGACAGCGTCGCGGACGGGCTGCTGTACAGCGGCAGGCCGCGCGGCGAACGGCGTCGCCTAGCCGAGAAGGCGCTGCGCCGCGTCGGACTAGGCCACCGTCTCTACCACGAGCCGCACCAGCTGTCCGGCGGCGAGAAACAGCGCGTGGCCATCGCCAGGGCCGTGCTCGGTGACCCGCCGCTGCTGCTGGCCGACGAGCCGACCGGCGCGCTGGACTCGCGGTCCGGCGCGGTCGTGATCGAGCTGCTGCACGAGCTGCACGAGGCCGGTACGACGGTGGTCGTCATCACGCACGACCGGGACATCGCCGCCACCCTGCCCCGCGAGGTGCGGGTCAAGGACGGCCGCCTGGAACACGACTCCGGCGGCGCGGGCACGTCCACGTCCCTGGTGCCCGAGGAGGCCGTGCGATGA
- a CDS encoding LLM class flavin-dependent oxidoreductase encodes MSSVIAATRFSVLDRSRTREGHDGPEALRATVRLAQELEALGYHRFWVSEHHGVPGVAGSAPTVLASAVAAATRTIRVGTGGVMLPNHRSLVVAEQFGVLESLFPGRIDMGLGRSVGFTDGVRKALGRDKHDAEDFAGQLAELLGWFRGTSATGVRARPAEGLTVPPYVLAVGEGATIAAEAGVPLVIGDIRGREKMLRGIETYRGSFRPSPWLAEPYVMIAGTVAVAGSEEEARRLLIPEAWSMAYSRTHGTFPPLPPAERVESLTMTDRERGFYESGLRGHVYGTREQVADQLEHVIKESGAQEVLVTTSTYDRAGLVDSFRRLAEIAELRPA; translated from the coding sequence GTGAGCTCAGTGATCGCGGCAACCCGGTTCTCCGTCCTCGACCGTTCGCGCACCCGTGAGGGGCACGACGGGCCCGAGGCCCTGCGCGCCACCGTGCGCCTGGCCCAGGAGCTCGAAGCTCTCGGCTACCACCGTTTCTGGGTCTCCGAGCACCACGGAGTGCCGGGTGTCGCGGGCTCCGCGCCCACGGTCCTCGCCTCGGCCGTCGCGGCGGCCACGCGCACCATCCGGGTCGGCACCGGCGGCGTGATGCTGCCCAACCACCGATCGCTGGTCGTGGCCGAGCAGTTCGGGGTGCTGGAGTCGCTCTTCCCGGGCCGGATCGACATGGGGCTCGGCCGTTCCGTCGGGTTCACGGACGGGGTCCGCAAGGCACTCGGCCGCGACAAGCACGACGCGGAGGACTTCGCCGGGCAACTGGCCGAGCTGCTCGGCTGGTTCCGCGGCACGTCCGCCACCGGCGTGCGGGCCCGCCCGGCGGAGGGCCTCACCGTCCCGCCGTACGTCCTCGCCGTCGGCGAGGGCGCCACGATCGCCGCCGAGGCGGGCGTCCCGCTGGTCATCGGGGACATCAGGGGCCGCGAGAAGATGCTGCGTGGCATCGAGACGTACCGCGGCTCGTTCCGGCCCTCACCCTGGCTCGCGGAGCCGTACGTCATGATCGCGGGCACCGTCGCCGTCGCGGGAAGCGAGGAGGAGGCCCGCCGACTGCTGATCCCGGAGGCCTGGTCGATGGCGTACTCCCGTACGCACGGCACGTTCCCGCCGCTGCCTCCCGCCGAGCGCGTGGAGTCCCTGACGATGACGGACAGGGAGCGCGGCTTCTACGAGTCGGGGCTGCGCGGCCACGTGTACGGCACGCGGGAGCAGGTCGCGGACCAGCTGGAGCATGTGATCAAGGAGAGCGGCGCTCAGGAGGTGCTGGTGACGACCAGTACCTACGACCGTGCGGGCCTTGTGGACTCCTTCCGGCGCCTGGCCGAAATCGCGGAGCTGCGCCCGGCCTGA